From a region of the Nothobranchius furzeri strain GRZ-AD chromosome 12, NfurGRZ-RIMD1, whole genome shotgun sequence genome:
- the LOC107374617 gene encoding zinc finger protein 235-like: MDTAFQQVVLVKEEALEEHSTGVNQEDLDFLHIKEEKEKLWPSMEGAHLHLKEETDAARFPFTVASIKSEDDEEKPLFSQLHQKQIEDRDASTSSLADQTTAETGGVETSRNPDLNLHELTPDSSETDVGDDDDDDDDDDATLDSGSETGDRDNHWNENRCSESDFRTVNKSFSHRTLLNSHMRVHTGQKPVACEFCSKRYSQKTHLNTHMQVHTGETPLACELCGNRFSKKTNLNTNMRVHTGQKPFACELCGNRFSEKTNLNQHMRVHTGEKPFACELCGQRFSRKTHLNSHMRVHTGEKPFSCELCGQRFSRKTHLNSHMSVHTGQKNFACELCGKKFSLKSTLNRHMRVHTGQKPFACELCGKRFSHQTTLNRHMRVHTGQKPFACKLCVKRFSRKTTLNIHMRVHTGQKPFPCELCGKRFSHQTTLNRHMRVHRGQKPFPCELCGDRFSHQKTLNSHMRVHTGQKPFPCELCGKRFSHQTTLNRHMRVHRGQKPFPCELCGDRFSHQKTLNSHMRVHTGQKPFPCELCGTRFSQKTHLNSHMKVHTGQKPFACEFCSKRFSEKTNLNRHMRVHTGQKPFACELCVKRFSQKTHLNSHMRVHTGQ; this comes from the coding sequence CTTTTCAACaggtggtgctggttaaagaagaagctctagAAGAACATAGCACTGGTGTCAACCAGGAGGACTTAGATtttctccacataaaggaggaaaagGAGAAACTCTGGCCCAGTATGGAAGGGGCGCATCtccatttgaaggaggagactgatgctgccaggtttccattcactGTTGCTtcgataaagagtgaggatgatgaagagaagcctctgttctcacagcttcatcagaagcaaatagaagacagagatgcttCAACCAGCAGCTTAGCTGACCAGacgacagcagaaactggtggagtagAAACTAGccggaacccagatctgaaccttCATGAACTGActcctgattcttcagagactgacgttggagatgatgatgatgatgatgatgatgatgatgcaactctagactctgggtctgaaactggagaccgAGACAATCACTGGAATGAGAACAGGTGTTCTGAGTCAGATTTTAGGACTGTCAACAAATCCTTTAGTCATAGGACacttttaaacagtcacatgagagtccacacaggacagaagcctgttGCCTGTGAGTTCTGTAGCAAAAGAtatagccaaaagacacatttaaacacacacatgcaagtccacacaggagagacgcccttggcttgtgagctctgtgggaatagatttagtaaaaagacaaatttaaacacaaacatgagagtccatacaggacagaagccctttgcttgtgagctctgtgggaatagatttagtgaaaagacaaatttaaaccaacacatgagagtccacacaggagaaaagccttttgcttgtgagctttgtggacaaagatttagccggaaaacacatttaaacagtcacatgagagtccacacaggagagaagcctttttcctgtgagctctgcggacaaagatttagccgaaagacacatttaaacagtcacatgagtgtccatacaggacagaagaattttgcttgtgagctctgtggaaagaaatttagcttaaagtcaactttaaacagacacatgagagtccacacaggacagaagcctttcgcctgtgagctctgtggaaaaagatttagccatcaaacaactttaaacagacacatgagagtccacacaggacagaagccttttgcctgtaagctctgtgtaaaaagatttagccgaaagacaactttaaacattcacatgagagtccacacaggacagaagccctttccttgtgagctttgtggaaaaagatttagccatcaaacaactttaaacagacacatgagagtccacagaggacagaagccctttccttgtgagctctgtggggatAGATTTAGCCATCAGAAAACTTTaaatagtcacatgagagtccacacaggacagaagccctttccttgtgagctttgtggaaaaagatttagccatcaaacaactttaaacagacacatgagagtccacagaggacagaagccctttccttgtgagctctgtggggatAGATTTAGCCATCAGAAAACTTTaaatagtcacatgagagtccacacaggacagaagccctttccttgtgagctctgtggaacgagatttagccaaaagacacatttaaacagtcacatgaaagtccacacaggacagaagcctttcgcctgtgagttctgtagcaaaagatttagcgaaaagacaaatttaaaccgtcacatgagagtccacacaggacagaagcctttcgcctgtgagctctgtgtaaaaagatttagccaaaagacacatttaaacagtcatatgagagtccacacaggacagtag